A single region of the Chryseobacterium culicis genome encodes:
- a CDS encoding RHS repeat-associated core domain-containing protein yields the protein MKFFSSLILSLCSVLVFSQTILYQTETVSRTVQDPQTVVMAQGFHAKPGGSNTFIAKIGPATENPGGGPLDSGAGENNPSGTTAPEGKKFQDTKGMADVNGAGQFQFTVPIALPPGIKSVEPQVALVYNSGSPNGIAGYGWNISGITSISRTGKNLEKDGIMQGAQLDYSDFYSFNGQRLVLKAGEYGKDGAEYVTEKFSNIKIKSIGAITGQIWKGPEYWEVTFTDGSQAWYGSTNSGSSTARTPLEYNIVKWKDAKGNYITYTYTQDTGTNVAVISSIKWGGNESLGKTHFNEIVFNYNVKATRNLIEQSYVNDISFIQDKLLDNIVVSNATSQYRKYDIIYKSDETKYQFVDKIQEYNSENEAANPIEFVKNENYPDSYLNTSGWTNFYDVIMSGDFRGTYSSDLILYRNDSGFGPAGYYLHQHGNYSQEYYLGTENVYKNAIPINIKDENNFAVSRQGIVSYSIDTTTRDITLRYYIIDLKKTIDVTANSYPNALQLVGTKIIPGALWDENESTFPPDPYFDSQKTSDIVKLIAYDIEGDGIPEVLLEKKIFTRNRICPHLPNDLPTEEDCEIVTYEDHKYIVVKQQDNTFPFFEFDFVKGENLLLGDFNGDGVDDIGKTYLTSSSIISGESVPVNNFHAFNLKKNSQGNYSLSEVFSAEYSGLSSQVQIADFNGDGISDLFVRTNVNNHYIINLNTGKNFLKIPYFNDFASTESYTADKNGNYSVAKVLDINADGKSDIINFSTNYNIASSTSASTVLTIKVSENQGYLNGRIQFGSKTVTNNFNTPVIFRDIIGLRQNALYVYTPTSNQKLGRVTDFSHYSNLPRSSINRIEQGDVATLISYYGGGNYKPVKNEKYPLMELGEVNSPIVSSISNQNGVKIFYYRGLMINLHNKKPIGFRQMASSSWIAYGLETTKIWSGTETDPLNEGVPIKEWSIRTNDLSKIFPTDISENNTELLSYKSIKYQSDKLVNGQVTTTISDTDKSKVVTSIVPKTTRSKDFLTNTVTTGDVVYDKYYLPLQGITNTNNGLGIQTITYGYIHNPAGTGTDYFIGRAQSKTSIVQAYNDMKSSKDEYTYENNLLKTLKSWNSDNTGYLQETYNYDIFGNINQKEIRNSLDAQVQTTKMEYDSKGLFVVKKTDNLGLVTKIEYNDWGQIIKQTDPSGNTTSNVYDKWGKLLTSKNNLAGTTTYQYNKDAESNTTLTQYDPNGNVSKKFINKYGQEYKTSTKAFEQGKFVLRAIVYDRLGRKIRESEPYESASADSEPPYDLRWNFVEYDDTFFPVKTTTTTLGKLSLQEKKVESFIGKQVITTVSGLTTTNKEVNGYGRTTSQTVDALGNIISSTDAGGTIQFSYNAAGKQTKAQYAENIVTTKYDAWGRKSEFNDPSNGLYKYEYDGFGQPIKIISPKGTKEYLYNNLGQLISQKEISTGDNGETTNKNIAFSYDDKGRLISKSGTSKGKAYSSNIAYDPQGRVLSSSESSNGKYFIQKGTTYDDKARVLSYEKQLYSSGVLTKVQIENVYIPWNGELYQIKDKNSGKILWELQETNTKGQVTKAKLGSSTTNNMYDESGFLTNMNHSSQAKSDILQIHYSFDGVKGELRTRSTGGDFSINESFNYDNNNRLISWTNPKMGQNSQNTYDVKGRIMVNDQVGTMKYENSSKIYQPTGMTLNAAGVQNYNNDLIQSIVYNENNDPVFIDGMKGDVVFQYGMGSMRQRVTYGGNFNSDGNGKFTKFYNEDGRFEVLVDNTTGKEKHIIYIGGTPYESSIVYMKNFDESNGSYKFLHKDYLGSVLAISDDAGNKLEQRHFDAWGNFTHLQIGNGAIITDKNIIDHSLLIIDRGYTSHEHFGELGIIHMNGRLYDPLLRRFLNADENIQAPTNTQNYNKYGYVMNNPLIYNDPNGEFIAWFIGTLVGSYLSGVQANHGNWNPVKWDWKSTQTWTSVIGGGLAGGSYASGMKSIGSIAGTKFIENSVVGFIGGALNGIVTGQNVFKSAITGGLFKGGFSEINYITSNFINTYSNKKNVVPNTYGQYLSSIGESTYGPFDIDEIVVTGIKGKKGGFGQGSHNSYMMEHAVDNLIKDWNLDQSRSKLYAAETEMFGRYAIGFTVGYSYGLVSGSLTLAYNIGDGKVALFATRGLRSIAPSYGIGLQFNQMNAFGEDRKGHKYTDVFGGMEGEGRSVSVAYYLGGEYSESSKNRRTVNYGTATRSINLMIGNDIGVATTETTRINESWFKKHIYLKPQFD from the coding sequence ATGAAATTTTTTTCATCATTGATACTGTCTTTGTGTTCAGTGTTGGTTTTTTCACAAACCATATTGTATCAGACAGAAACGGTATCCCGGACGGTTCAGGATCCACAAACGGTGGTAATGGCTCAGGGATTCCATGCTAAACCAGGAGGTTCAAATACCTTTATTGCAAAAATTGGCCCCGCTACAGAAAACCCTGGAGGAGGGCCCTTAGATTCCGGGGCAGGAGAAAATAACCCTTCTGGAACTACAGCTCCAGAAGGGAAAAAGTTTCAGGATACAAAGGGTATGGCTGATGTAAATGGAGCAGGACAGTTTCAGTTTACTGTGCCAATTGCCTTACCTCCCGGGATAAAAAGTGTAGAACCACAGGTGGCCCTTGTCTATAACAGCGGTTCACCTAATGGTATAGCCGGTTATGGCTGGAACATTTCTGGAATTACTTCTATTTCAAGAACGGGAAAAAATCTAGAAAAGGATGGGATAATGCAAGGTGCCCAATTAGATTATTCTGATTTTTATAGTTTTAACGGGCAAAGATTAGTTCTCAAGGCTGGCGAATATGGAAAAGATGGAGCTGAATATGTGACAGAAAAATTTTCCAACATAAAAATTAAATCCATCGGTGCTATTACCGGGCAAATATGGAAAGGACCTGAATATTGGGAAGTCACTTTTACTGACGGATCACAAGCTTGGTACGGTTCAACAAACTCAGGTAGCAGTACTGCAAGAACTCCTTTGGAATATAATATCGTCAAGTGGAAAGATGCAAAGGGAAATTATATCACATATACCTACACACAGGATACAGGAACAAATGTTGCGGTAATTTCTTCTATTAAATGGGGAGGAAATGAAAGTTTAGGAAAGACACATTTTAATGAAATTGTTTTCAATTATAATGTAAAAGCAACCCGAAATCTTATAGAACAATCTTATGTAAACGATATATCTTTTATTCAGGATAAATTGTTAGATAATATTGTTGTAAGCAATGCTACATCTCAATACAGAAAATATGATATTATCTACAAATCAGACGAGACAAAATATCAATTTGTAGATAAAATACAAGAATATAATTCGGAAAATGAGGCTGCAAATCCAATTGAATTTGTTAAGAATGAAAATTATCCGGATAGCTATCTTAATACTTCAGGTTGGACAAACTTCTATGATGTTATTATGAGTGGTGATTTTCGTGGAACCTATTCTTCTGATTTAATTTTATATAGAAATGATTCTGGTTTTGGCCCGGCAGGTTATTATTTGCATCAGCATGGAAATTATTCTCAAGAATATTATTTAGGGACAGAGAATGTTTATAAAAATGCAATTCCAATCAATATAAAAGATGAAAATAATTTTGCTGTTAGTAGACAAGGGATTGTTTCTTATTCGATAGACACTACAACAAGGGATATAACTCTAAGATATTATATTATTGATTTAAAAAAAACTATTGATGTTACAGCAAATTCCTATCCGAATGCATTACAATTAGTTGGGACAAAAATTATTCCGGGTGCTCTATGGGATGAGAATGAAAGTACTTTCCCTCCTGACCCTTATTTTGATAGTCAAAAAACAAGTGATATTGTAAAACTTATTGCATATGATATTGAAGGAGATGGTATCCCTGAAGTTTTACTAGAGAAAAAGATTTTTACTAGAAATAGAATATGCCCACATTTGCCAAATGATCTGCCTACAGAGGAAGATTGTGAAATAGTGACATATGAGGATCATAAATATATTGTAGTTAAGCAACAAGATAATACCTTTCCGTTTTTTGAGTTTGATTTTGTTAAAGGTGAAAATCTTCTTTTGGGAGATTTTAATGGTGACGGGGTTGATGATATTGGGAAAACTTACCTTACTTCGAGTAGTATAATAAGTGGAGAATCTGTGCCTGTAAATAACTTTCATGCATTTAATCTGAAAAAAAATAGTCAGGGAAATTATAGTTTATCCGAAGTATTTTCTGCAGAGTATTCTGGTCTTTCTTCGCAGGTACAGATAGCTGATTTCAATGGGGATGGAATATCTGATTTATTTGTTCGTACAAACGTTAATAATCACTATATTATCAATCTAAATACTGGAAAGAATTTCTTGAAAATCCCATATTTTAATGATTTTGCCTCAACTGAAAGTTATACTGCGGATAAAAATGGTAATTATTCTGTAGCCAAAGTTTTAGACATTAACGCAGATGGAAAGTCTGATATTATTAATTTTAGTACCAATTATAATATTGCCTCATCTACTTCTGCTAGTACTGTACTAACAATAAAAGTAAGTGAGAATCAAGGCTATCTGAATGGGAGAATCCAATTTGGTTCTAAGACAGTTACTAATAATTTTAATACGCCTGTTATTTTTAGAGATATAATAGGTTTAAGACAAAATGCATTATATGTTTATACGCCCACTTCAAATCAGAAATTGGGTAGAGTTACTGATTTTTCTCATTATTCAAACCTTCCAAGATCATCAATCAACAGAATTGAGCAGGGAGATGTAGCAACACTCATTAGCTATTATGGCGGAGGAAATTATAAGCCAGTAAAAAATGAAAAGTATCCATTAATGGAATTAGGTGAAGTAAATTCACCGATAGTAAGTTCAATTAGTAATCAAAATGGGGTTAAAATTTTCTATTATCGCGGGCTCATGATAAATCTGCACAACAAGAAGCCGATTGGTTTTCGACAAATGGCAAGTTCTTCATGGATTGCTTATGGTCTGGAGACCACGAAAATATGGTCAGGAACTGAGACGGATCCATTGAACGAAGGTGTTCCTATTAAAGAATGGTCCATTAGAACTAATGATTTATCCAAAATTTTTCCGACCGATATCTCTGAGAATAATACCGAGTTGCTAAGTTATAAGTCTATAAAATATCAGTCTGATAAACTTGTGAATGGACAGGTTACAACCACAATTTCTGATACCGATAAATCTAAAGTTGTAACTTCTATTGTTCCAAAAACAACAAGATCGAAAGACTTTTTAACAAATACAGTAACCACTGGAGATGTTGTATATGACAAGTATTATCTTCCCTTGCAAGGCATAACTAATACTAATAATGGCCTTGGCATTCAGACGATAACATATGGATATATTCATAATCCGGCAGGTACTGGAACAGATTATTTTATAGGGCGTGCTCAATCTAAAACAAGTATAGTACAAGCTTACAATGACATGAAATCTTCCAAAGACGAATATACCTATGAAAACAATCTGTTGAAAACCCTGAAAAGCTGGAATAGTGATAATACGGGGTATCTTCAGGAGACCTATAATTATGATATCTTCGGGAATATTAATCAAAAAGAAATTAGAAATAGTCTCGATGCCCAAGTTCAAACTACAAAAATGGAATATGATTCCAAAGGTTTATTCGTAGTAAAGAAAACAGATAATTTAGGGCTTGTTACAAAAATAGAATATAATGATTGGGGGCAGATTATCAAGCAGACAGATCCTTCGGGGAATACGACAAGCAATGTTTATGATAAGTGGGGCAAGTTGCTAACTTCAAAAAATAATTTAGCGGGTACTACAACGTATCAGTATAATAAAGATGCTGAATCCAATACTACATTAACTCAATATGACCCCAACGGTAATGTATCTAAGAAATTCATTAATAAATATGGCCAGGAATACAAGACTTCTACCAAAGCTTTCGAACAGGGCAAATTTGTGTTAAGAGCAATTGTATATGATCGTTTAGGTAGGAAAATAAGAGAATCTGAGCCTTATGAATCTGCATCTGCAGACTCTGAACCTCCATATGATTTGAGATGGAATTTTGTAGAGTATGATGATACTTTTTTTCCGGTTAAAACAACTACAACAACATTGGGAAAACTTAGCCTTCAGGAGAAAAAAGTGGAATCCTTTATAGGAAAACAAGTGATAACCACTGTTTCTGGTTTAACTACTACAAATAAGGAAGTTAACGGCTATGGAAGAACAACTTCTCAAACAGTTGATGCTTTGGGAAATATTATTTCTTCAACTGATGCAGGGGGAACTATACAGTTTTCTTATAATGCAGCCGGAAAACAAACTAAGGCACAATATGCTGAAAATATTGTTACCACAAAATATGATGCCTGGGGAAGAAAATCAGAATTCAATGATCCTTCCAACGGACTGTATAAATATGAATATGATGGTTTCGGACAGCCTATAAAGATTATCAGTCCAAAAGGAACTAAGGAATACCTCTATAACAATTTGGGTCAGCTTATTTCGCAAAAAGAAATTTCTACAGGTGATAATGGTGAGACAACCAATAAAAACATTGCTTTTTCGTATGATGATAAAGGTAGGCTTATTTCAAAATCCGGTACTTCAAAAGGTAAAGCATATAGCTCAAATATAGCATATGATCCGCAAGGGAGAGTTTTGTCGTCTTCTGAAAGTAGTAATGGTAAATATTTTATTCAGAAAGGAACCACTTATGATGATAAGGCGAGAGTGCTATCTTATGAAAAGCAACTATATTCTTCCGGTGTACTTACCAAGGTTCAGATAGAAAATGTGTATATTCCATGGAATGGAGAACTCTATCAAATAAAGGATAAAAATTCCGGGAAAATATTGTGGGAGCTTCAGGAAACTAACACAAAAGGACAGGTAACAAAAGCAAAACTTGGATCTTCAACTACAAATAATATGTATGATGAAAGTGGTTTTTTAACCAATATGAATCATTCATCTCAGGCAAAATCAGATATATTGCAGATTCATTATTCATTTGATGGAGTAAAAGGTGAGCTCAGAACTAGATCAACAGGAGGAGATTTTAGTATTAATGAGTCATTTAATTATGACAATAATAACAGATTGATAAGCTGGACCAATCCTAAAATGGGACAAAACTCACAAAATACCTATGATGTAAAAGGAAGAATCATGGTGAATGATCAGGTAGGAACTATGAAGTATGAAAACTCTTCTAAGATTTATCAGCCCACGGGAATGACTTTAAATGCAGCCGGAGTACAGAATTATAACAATGACTTAATACAAAGCATTGTATATAACGAAAATAATGACCCTGTTTTCATTGATGGAATGAAAGGAGATGTAGTATTCCAATATGGTATGGGAAGCATGAGGCAAAGAGTTACTTATGGGGGCAATTTCAACAGCGATGGAAATGGTAAATTTACAAAGTTTTATAATGAAGATGGAAGATTTGAAGTATTGGTAGACAATACCACAGGTAAGGAGAAACATATTATATATATTGGGGGAACTCCTTATGAGTCAAGTATTGTGTATATGAAGAATTTTGATGAAAGCAATGGTTCATATAAATTTTTACATAAAGATTACTTAGGAAGCGTTCTTGCTATAAGTGATGATGCTGGAAATAAACTTGAGCAAAGACATTTTGATGCCTGGGGGAATTTTACGCATCTTCAAATCGGAAATGGTGCCATTATTACGGATAAGAATATTATTGACCATTCACTATTGATTATTGATAGAGGATATACCAGCCATGAACATTTTGGAGAATTAGGAATTATTCATATGAACGGAAGATTGTATGATCCACTGCTCAGAAGATTCTTAAATGCAGATGAGAACATACAGGCTCCTACTAATACTCAAAACTACAACAAATACGGATACGTAATGAATAATCCTCTGATCTATAATGATCCAAATGGTGAATTTATTGCGTGGTTTATTGGAACACTTGTTGGAAGTTATTTAAGTGGAGTTCAGGCAAATCATGGAAACTGGAACCCTGTTAAATGGGACTGGAAAAGTACACAAACCTGGACTTCTGTAATTGGAGGTGGACTAGCTGGAGGTAGTTATGCTTCAGGGATGAAAAGTATCGGTTCAATTGCTGGAACCAAATTTATTGAAAACTCTGTAGTCGGGTTTATTGGAGGGGCATTGAATGGAATTGTAACTGGACAAAACGTTTTTAAAAGTGCAATAACAGGAGGACTTTTCAAAGGAGGATTTTCAGAAATAAATTATATTACAAGTAATTTTATAAATACATATTCTAATAAAAAAAATGTAGTGCCTAATACATATGGACAATATCTAAGCAGTATAGGAGAATCAACCTATGGTCCATTTGATATTGATGAAATTGTAGTAACTGGTATAAAAGGTAAAAAAGGAGGTTTTGGACAAGGATCCCACAACAGTTATATGATGGAACATGCTGTTGATAATTTAATAAAAGATTGGAACTTAGATCAATCAAGGTCAAAATTGTATGCTGCTGAAACTGAAATGTTTGGAAGGTATGCGATAGGATTTACGGTAGGTTATAGTTATGGTCTTGTAAGTGGAAGTTTAACTTTAGCATATAATATAGGAGATGGTAAAGTAGCCTTATTTGCTACCCGTGGTTTGAGAAGTATAGCACCAAGCTATGGAATAGGACTTCAGTTTAATCAGATGAATGCCTTTGGTGAAGATAGAAAAGGGCATAAATATACTGATGTTTTTGGAGGTATGGAAGGAGAAGGGCGATCGGTTTCAGTAGCTTACTATTTGGGTGGTGAATATAGTGAAAGTTCTAAAAATAGACGTACTGTAAACTATGGGACAGCAACTAGAAGTATAAATTTAATGATAGGTAATGATATAGGAGTTGCTACCACTGAGACAACAAGAATAAATGAAAGTTGGTTTAAAAAACATATTTACCTTAAACCTCAATTCGATTAA